The DNA segment AGAATTAATGGTGAAGAAATTGAACCCACTTGGTGTGTCATCCACATTAACAAGATATCCAAAGTAGGCACTATACGAAAACACCCATCTGTGAATCTCTGCAACACATACAAGAATCCCTTGTACCTTTGTCTGGCCGCTATCAAGTACACCAGTTCACTCATGTATGGCCATGAAAACTTACTATACAGAAATCTCTGTTTCTTAACTGCATTGAATAGATCTTCGTTTTTAACAACCGAGTCTGATTGTAAACCCGAATCAATTTCATTCTCGAAACACTCAGTTGGATATCGACGCATCCAAAGCTCCTTGCATCTCATTAATGCGTAATCTTCATTTTCCTGATCAAAAATGGCTGGCTTGCCTATGAGTTTTGAGAACCTTGCCTCACAGTATTGCCTGTAACTGACCTGTAGTCAACTTCtacttattattaattatatattaatatacTCTATCAAAGAAGTTCAATTTTTCTCCATCCTGTTTGATTCTTGAGAAATCCTTAGCTGCTTCTGATCATACAgtaatttagagaaaaaaaaaaggaaaggaaaaaaaaatcttattttttTCTCTgtctatactttttttttttacttgaaaCTTCATATTCATTCTTTCCTAAATTCCATTGTCATAATCAATCAGGAATGTTCAGTTAAAGAAATTCAAGCGTGGCCTACCGGATTCAAGGTGTGACAGAACCAAACCCACTCAATATCAAAAGGAGGAAGCACCATAGGAGGCGTTGACCCCACCATCAGATCAGAAATCATCGGCATCCAGAGCTCATCATACCTGCAAGAAAAGAACCTTAAACATCCACCGCCAAATCAGAATACTTTCACAATGAACCTCCCTACCCAGAAGCTGACCTTCGTATAGCTTCAACAACAGTTGCTGTGTCATGCAGCCATTGGGACTCACTCACTGCTCTCAAGAAGCCAATATTGCGTCTAGCAGCCGATACAAGATCGAAAGAGAGACGCACCGTGTCGATCGCCGATATTTCGCTGAGAGTTCTAGCGGAAATGTTGGTGGCTATATCGGCGCCGTTTCGAGTCACGGACATGGTTAGCTGTCTAGTCAACTAAATGATGGTAACATAAGAGAATATTTATACGAGggagactgaagacagtcaagtTAGGATCATTAAACCACGTGGCAAGTTGAATTAGGCAATTCAGGTGGATCTGTCTAGCAACAGAAGCCGTTGGATTATTCCATGCCTTTAATTATTACCTTAGCTAGAATGCATAAATACATTAAATAGATAAGTCATTGTCCGGCTGACTCATAAACCGTGGCCCACATGTGAAGTGGACATGCATGATTCATCCTTTTTTTTCAGCTATGTATTGTATTAGGTGATTGATTGAATCACCCACCATTTGCTACACGTAGATACGCACAATGTGAACCTTGGGTAAGCTTGGCAAGGATCACATGGCTATTCTAATAACGAAGAGTGAAGACGACAAATTTTCCCATTCATGTTGTTGTCATATTAAGGTGTGATTCCTTTTGATTTTAGATTAGCTGAAAAGATACAAAATGCCAAAGCAGTCACACTCAGATATCCGGcgaggataataataataattcattaaatataagaCTATTAGTTaagttttattatataatatttctGAAAAGGAGGATAATTAGATTAAACATAAAATGTTTTTCTCTTATGAATCGAAATTTTTCCTGAACCCTATCAAATCCGCCTAtaagtaattaaattttcatgACTTCACTTTAATCTTAATATTTTGCGAGACAAGAAAGAGGAAAAAGCTTCCCCCAATTATCGTAatgataatatattattattttttattaaaaataatttatttttatatatttatatatttaaatattataattttaaaaataagattatatttgaaatttatatattaatttataatttactttttcataaataaatttatattatataataataaattaaaataaaaaaaattatgtgaaAATTCATCTCATCTCACTCCCTAATAAGAAAGTTCTCAACTCGACTTTAAGGTCGGTTTAAATGAGGgtaaaagagaaaaaataaagGTAAAAATAGATAAATGAGTTACCTATCTCTATTTTAAGAGGAGTGAATTAATGAAGGATAAAATTACCCTTCCTTACgccttaaatttcaatttttttttacaacTTAAGTCAGAAAAATTGTACAATAAAATCGATGTATGTACAATAATTTCATTATAACCGTCATTGATTGCAGTGAATACCACTATAATCAATAATTATGATTAAATcgttatatttataataattacactaaataaaaattttcaaattagagaGCAAGAAGGAAAAGATGAAAAGAGAGAAGtacaaattataattatttttatttctacaCACTTAAATTTATCATTCCTTTCCCTCTTTCTAAATATAAAGTGTAATCATCCTAATTATTCCCCCTCtgtctttcttacccttttattaCTGACCTTTCCTATTCTCTCTCAAACAGCCTCCTAAAATCGAAATAtccattttatatataaatacataATGGAGTGTTCTAATCAATGTTTCTCTCTCCTGGTGTCATCTTGGTGGCTCTTAGGGCTTCATGGTTCCAAACTTCAGGGTGCAAATCGACCTTTCAATATGAAGTTGTTTGCTTCATGCTCTCATTGCTCTTTGTTTATGCGTTACTAAGTTTTTGCTTTTTGTTCTCCTATATCATGTCCACTTAAAGTTGGACTCCAAAGAGTCTTTTGGATCTTTTTAACCTTTTTTCAACAACGAATGAAAGATTATCcagttaaaaaaaaagtaaaatgacCTAAACATTGCTAACGATTTCTCTTATAGCTACTACATTAAGGTTCGTCAAAATTATACTCCAGAATCCAAAAAGGGGCAGAATATGGCCAATTAAGCCTTCAAAGTCATTAAATAAAATGGGATCAAGCAAAATGAACAATGAAACTTTGTTCCCTCAGAAAGTAGAGAAGAATTTCAGTCATGTAATGATCAGCATTAGCATGGTTCAAGAAGAAGCAATGCATCATGGGGAACCTTTCTTCAACACCCCCTTAAACTTGATCttagtttaataattaaattaacatataATACACAAAGGCCAACAACATCCTCCAAAGAGTGATTATACATATTTTCAATTATGAATTCCTCAGAATACATAGCTTGATCTATCATCCTAGGGAATGTACAACTTCATTACTGCTAAATCGACTTTGGTTTGTTATGttcaaaatagaccaaaaatcTGTCAATGTAGGATCTATAATGCAACAATCAACACAGTTGGGAATTACCTCTTATTTATATGAATCTTTGTACACCCAGATGCTAATACGCAGCCAAAAATATATTTCATCCATCACCATTTCTGAAATTAGTACAGTTTCTCAATTCAGAAGCAAAGAAACTTACCCATCACCAAATCTATTCAAATTCAATCTAAGTGTCTGAAAATATCAACAAAGAATAAACCAACAATCATAACACGGGCTCAGATAAATGTTGGATAGATTCAATTCCCAGACCTTGAAAAAGGTCTCATAATGAGCTGGGATTAAAACATTTATCATcctagccaaaagaagaagaaaaggattcAATAACAGAACATTTTTATTCAAATCGAAAGCAAAAGAATTGAATTGAAAGCAGTAAGTGAGCTAGATATATAAAGAGCTGTAGCAGGAAGAGCGTGCAAGTAGACGAAGAAGGAGAAACAGGGGACAGGGTTTATGAAGAGGCAAATTGTAGCTAGGGTTAGGGCTTAATAGTACCGTATTTTCAACTATACCCCTAAAATTTCCCTTTAATTATAAATCTACCACTCAGGAGTTGGGCCTAATCTCAATCCCCTCAACAATGAGGCCACCTTTCAAGTGCTCACCAGTCACCTCCTTTAAGCCCATCTCCACCTCAGTGTTTGCTCCTCCCTGATTATAAAAACTACCCAATTCAATCTCTGTCCACCCATCTTCACGGTCACAAGGTGCACTACTGTAGCTCGTGCTTCCATCTCTTCCTTGGGTTCTTGATCTTGGCGCTGTCATCCGGTTCAAAAAGCAAACACTCTCTACAGCTTGTTTGCTCTTGTCTTGGCGGCGTAAATAGACTTTGCCTTGCGTTTTGAAGTTGCCAACTTGAACTGATACCTCTGATGGTAAAGTGTCTAGTCCATGAGCCCTATCAGCAAATTTGAAAATGAGATAGACTCCATAATCAGTTCTTGGAGATAGCATCTGGGTATTGAACTTGCCATTGATTTGGAGCCAACAAATGGTTCTGAGTTCAACAACTTCTCGGAATCTGAGAAACAAaaaaaacaagaaattaaatagaAAACATTGTGGGATTTTTCATGTTTTGGGAGTATGACTATCAGCATATAAGACAACCTTGATTGCTGGTGAGGTTTCCAGGACCAGTAGAGAGGATTGGTAGCCCAAGAAATTGAAAGCTCCCTTGAACTCAACACGTAGCTTTTCTTCCCTGTTGATTTCTCTAAGGAGATTATCTGTCAACAAATGAGAAAATTTCAGTTGGATGGTAGGAATGTGGACCCAAATTTTCAATTCATATTTGATCCACTACCTGTATATCCACTAGCAGGCTTAACAACTGCCTCAAAATTCATTCACTTGTCTatgtattttcattatttttttatataattgagCTAAGGAACTTGTATATAATCAACTAATCAACCAACTTTGGGAAGTGAAatataactaattataattaatGTGATAAAACAAGGTAACTAATCTTAACTCAATATGCCATTGCCTTTCTTCCATCATCAATTAAATGGGGGTTACATAACCTGAGGAACAACTCCTTTTTGGATGAACAAGTCATTGGGGATACTATTCTGGAGAGAATCTCTGGATAATCAGATGGCAGAAACTTCTCCCACACTGTATCCAAATCAGCTAAAGACCTGACCACTGAAGAGACAACTGAGGTACAACAAGCATCCCTAGGAGATGTGAATGATAGAATGTGCGCAAAACAATCTTCAGGTAAGAGATCCAAGTTCATTTtcaatctcttcttctttttggGCTTTCTTGTTGCACAAGGCTAagaaacttttatatatatatatatatatatagttagttAGTTAGTATTGTGATGGCTGTGTGGCCAGCACATGACATCTCCTCATAATGACGACATTCTATTTTTCTAATTTGTCCTTGTGACGACATGAAGTGAACACATGAGCACATTGAAgacttaatttataaattttatcaattttgataaaatttaatttaattataataaattttataaaattaattattaagaattttaaatgaatttttatttaagtcaaatattaagactatatttgatttaattctatgataaaatttattaatttgaattcatttacaaatgaattccatgaatgaatttctttatttggtatattttatattaaatatgaaattcattttaaataaaataaattttatgtctgaaataaataaaaaaatatataataagagaataattttattacttaaaatgtatatgattttaaatttaaaatttatttataaattctatcaattttaataaaatttagtttaattataataaatttcatgaaattaattattaagaattCCAAATGAATTTTCACTTAAaccaaattctaaaattttaaatttataaataaatttcataaaattttataat comes from the Hevea brasiliensis isolate MT/VB/25A 57/8 chromosome 5, ASM3005281v1, whole genome shotgun sequence genome and includes:
- the LOC110666143 gene encoding F-box protein PP2-B15-like; the protein is MNLDLLPEDCFAHILSFTSPRDACCTSVVSSVVRSLADLDTVWEKFLPSDYPEILSRIVSPMTCSSKKELFLRLCNPHLIDDGRKIISLEKSTGKKSYVLSSRELSISWATNPLYWSWKPHQQSRFREVVELRTICWLQINGKFNTQMLSPRTDYGVYLIFKFADRAHGLDTLPSEVSVQVGNFKTQGKVYLRRQDKSKQAVESVCFLNRMTAPRSRTQGRDGSTSYSSAPCDREDGWTEIELGSFYNQGGANTEVEMGLKEVTGEHLKGGLIVEGIEIRPNS